A portion of the Tiliqua scincoides isolate rTilSci1 chromosome 3, rTilSci1.hap2, whole genome shotgun sequence genome contains these proteins:
- the GNB4 gene encoding guanine nucleotide-binding protein subunit beta-4 isoform X1 produces MSELEQLRQEAEQLRNQIRDARKACSDTTLAQITTSLDSVGRIQMRTRRTLRGHLAKIYAMHWGTDSRLLVSASQDGKLIIWDSYTTNKMHAIPLRSSWVMTCAYAPSGNYVACGGLDNICSIYNLKTREGNVRVSRELPGHTGYLSCCRFLDDNQIVTSSGDTTCALWDIETGQQTTSFTGHTGDVMSLSLSPDMSTFVSGACDASSKLWDIRDGMCRQSFTGHVSDINAVCFFPNGHAFATGSDDATCRLFDLRADQELMMYSHDNIICGITSVAFSKSGRLLLAGYDDFNCNVWDTLKGERAGVLAGHDNRVSCLGVTDDGMAVATGSWDSFLRIWN; encoded by the exons gatGCTAGAAAAGCATGTAGTGACACAACTCTTGCTCAG aTCACTACAAGTCTTGATTCAGTGGGCCGAATTCAGATGCGCACAAGACGTACCCTGAGAGGCCATTTAGCCAAAATTTATGCCATGCATTGGGGAACTGACTCAAG GCTACTGGTGAGCGCTTCCCAAGATGGAAAATTAATTATTTGGGATAGTTATACAACAAATAAG atgcatGCCATTCCTTTGAGATCTTCTTGGGTCATGACCTGTGCCTACGCACCATCTGGCAACTATGTGGCCTGTGGTGGATTGGACAACATCTGTTCGATATACAACCTGAAGACAAGAGAGGGCAATGTACGCGTGAGCAGAGAACTACCCGGCCATACCG GGTACTTGTCCTGTTGTCGCTTTCTAGATGATAACCAAATAGTCACAAGCTCAGGAGATACCACCTG TGCTCTGTGGGATATTGAAACTGGCCAACAGACAACTTCTTTTACTGGACATACTGGAGATGTAATGAGTCTTTCTCTAAGTCCAGACATGAGTACCTTTGTTTCGGGTGCCTGCGATGCCTCGTCCAAGCTCTGGGATATTCGTGATGGAATGTGCAGACAGTCTTTCACAGGACACGTGTCTGACATCAATGCAGTGTGT TTCTTTCCCAATGGCCACGCTTTTGCAACTGGCTCGGATGATGCCACCTGCCGTCTGTTTGATCTGCGAGCAGACCAGGAGCTCATGATGTATTCCCATGACAACATTATCTGTGGCATCACATCAGTAGCCTTCTCGAAGAGTGGCCGCCTCTTGTTGGCAGGTTATGATGACTTTAATTGCAATGTTTGGGACACCCTCAAGGGAGAACGAGCAG gtGTTCTTGCTGGCCATGACAACCGAGTCAGCTGCTTAGGAGTTACTGATGATGGCATGGCGGTTGCTACAGGGTCTTGGGACAGTTTTCTCAGAATCTGGAATTAA
- the GNB4 gene encoding guanine nucleotide-binding protein subunit beta-4 isoform X2 produces MHAIPLRSSWVMTCAYAPSGNYVACGGLDNICSIYNLKTREGNVRVSRELPGHTGYLSCCRFLDDNQIVTSSGDTTCALWDIETGQQTTSFTGHTGDVMSLSLSPDMSTFVSGACDASSKLWDIRDGMCRQSFTGHVSDINAVCFFPNGHAFATGSDDATCRLFDLRADQELMMYSHDNIICGITSVAFSKSGRLLLAGYDDFNCNVWDTLKGERAGVLAGHDNRVSCLGVTDDGMAVATGSWDSFLRIWN; encoded by the exons atgcatGCCATTCCTTTGAGATCTTCTTGGGTCATGACCTGTGCCTACGCACCATCTGGCAACTATGTGGCCTGTGGTGGATTGGACAACATCTGTTCGATATACAACCTGAAGACAAGAGAGGGCAATGTACGCGTGAGCAGAGAACTACCCGGCCATACCG GGTACTTGTCCTGTTGTCGCTTTCTAGATGATAACCAAATAGTCACAAGCTCAGGAGATACCACCTG TGCTCTGTGGGATATTGAAACTGGCCAACAGACAACTTCTTTTACTGGACATACTGGAGATGTAATGAGTCTTTCTCTAAGTCCAGACATGAGTACCTTTGTTTCGGGTGCCTGCGATGCCTCGTCCAAGCTCTGGGATATTCGTGATGGAATGTGCAGACAGTCTTTCACAGGACACGTGTCTGACATCAATGCAGTGTGT TTCTTTCCCAATGGCCACGCTTTTGCAACTGGCTCGGATGATGCCACCTGCCGTCTGTTTGATCTGCGAGCAGACCAGGAGCTCATGATGTATTCCCATGACAACATTATCTGTGGCATCACATCAGTAGCCTTCTCGAAGAGTGGCCGCCTCTTGTTGGCAGGTTATGATGACTTTAATTGCAATGTTTGGGACACCCTCAAGGGAGAACGAGCAG gtGTTCTTGCTGGCCATGACAACCGAGTCAGCTGCTTAGGAGTTACTGATGATGGCATGGCGGTTGCTACAGGGTCTTGGGACAGTTTTCTCAGAATCTGGAATTAA